In the genome of Streptomyces sp. NBC_00259, the window AGCCGAGATAGGTGGCGATCATCCTCGGCAGTGCGGTGGGTGCCCTGCGGAAGTTGGCGGCGGAGAAGAAGCTGCGCCAGCCCTGCCGGAACAGCCGACGGGCGCCGGGCGAGGAGATCCAGACGGTGTAGCGGTAGGTGATGCCGAAGGCGAGGAAGACGGTGGCGACGGCATAGGGGAGGAGTGCGGAGTCGAAGTCCGTGAGGAGCCGGCTGCCGAGAACGATCGCGATGATCAGCAGTACGCAGACGGCGGCGCCCGCCAGCGAGGCACGCCGGCGCACGGCTCCCGGTGTCTCCTGGCGGGCGGGCGGTGGAGCGGGCGGCGCGGACGGCGCGGCGGACGACGCTTGCGGGCTCTGCGTGGGCTCGGACGGGTCGTTCACGCCGCCACGCTAGGGGCTCTGTGCGGGTTGGTCCTGTTTTGCTACTCACGGGGGTGAGGGCTTCGCTCAAATGGCGTCCATACCGTGCCGGCGGCGCCGCGCCACCGCCGGACGTCGGACCTCGGACGTCGGACATCACGATCCTGCGGTGCGGCTCAGGACCGGGCTCGTACGCGCGTCTCGTCACGCCGTCCCGCTCGCTCTGGTGTGCTGGAGGCATGACCTCCACTTCCGCATCCGCCGAGAGCGGCGGCCCGGGACCCAGGCGCCGTATGCGTGCGCGCCGTCGCGACGAGGCCCATCGCGCCGCGACCCCGCTGGAACTCTTCTTCGACCTCTGCTTCGTCGTCGCCGTGAACCAGGCCGGGTTGCAGCTGGTCCATGCCGTGGCCGAGAACCACGCCGGACACGGAGTGCTCAGCTACGCCATGGTGTTCTTCGCGATCTGGTGGGCGTGGATGAACTTCACCTGGTTCGCCTCCGCGTACGACACCGACGACATCCCGTACCGCCTCGTGACGCTCATCCAGATCGCGGGCGTGCTGATCCTCGCGGCCGGGGTCGCGCGCGCCTTTCTCGACCAGGACTTCGTGGTCGTCTTCGTGGGCTACGTGGTGATGCGGATCGCGCTCGTCGGGCAGTGGCTGAGGGTCGCGGCGTCGACCCGTGGCGCGGAGCGGACGACGGCCCTGCGGTACGCGGGCGGGATCGTGCTCTGCCAGATCGGCTGGCTGGCGCTGCTCGTCCTCCCGACGCACGTACGGCCCTGGGCGTTCCTGGTGCTGGCGCTGGCCGAGATGGCCGTACCGCTCATCGCCGAGCGCTCCATGGCCACCAGCTGGCACGCCCACCACATCGCCGAGCGCTACGGCCTGTTCACCATCATCGTGCTCGGCGAGACGATCCTGGCCGCCACCGTGGGAGTGCGTTCCGCACTGGATGTGAGCAACGCGCTGGGGGTTCTGGTGCCGATCGCCGTCGGAGGGCTGCTGATCGTGTTCGCCGCCTGGTGGATCTACTTCGCCGTCCCGGTCCACGTCCGGCTGGAGGCCGGCGACGAGGCGTTCCTGTGGGGCTACGGCCACTACGTGATCTTCGCGTGCGCCGCGGCCATCGGCGCGGGTCTGGAGGTCGCGGTCGAGACGGCCGTCCACAAGTCGCACATCTCCGAGGTCGCGGCGGCGGCCGCGGTCACCGTGCCCACGGCGGCGTTCCTGCTGACCGTCTGGCTGCTGCACGCACGCCACTTCAAGCACGGCCTCTGGCAGCAACTGCTCCTGCCCTGCTCGGCGCTGGTTATCCTCCTCTGCACCCTGGCGGGCGAGCACGCCGTGCTCGCGGCCGGGCTGGTGGCGGCCGCCACGGTCGCGACCGGAGAGACACTGACCCGCCGCGCGGGCCGCCCCGGCCCACGGGCCACCGCCGGAGCACCGGCCGGGTGATCGACGCCACGGGCGGAGCTCTCCCGGACCCGGCCACGCCGCCCGGCACGCGTGATACGCAGAACGCATGGCAGACAAGGCACCGAACGACGCGCTGACCGACGTGCCCGGCCTCCGGGTCGGCCACGCCCGGCTCTCCGGGGAGGGCGCCCTCAGCGGCACCACGGTCGTCCTCGCTCCCGCGGGCGGGGCCGTCGCCGCGGTCGACGTCAGGGGTGGCGGACCCGGCACCCGGGAGACCGACGCGCTCGACCCCCGCAATCTGGTCCAGCGCATCGACGCGGTCGTCCTGACCGGAGGCAGCGCGTACGGGCTGGACTCCGCGTCCGGCGTGATGGCGTGGCTGGAGGAGCAGGGCCGCGGGGTCCCGGCCGGGCGGGAACCCGGCCAGGTCGTACCGGTCGTCCCCGCCGCCTGCGTCTTCGACCTCGGCCGGGGCGGGGACTGGCGGGCCAGGCCGGATGCCTCGACGGGACGCGCGGCCGTGGAGGCGGCGGCGCTCACGGAGCCGGGCGCGCCGGTGGAGGAGGGCTCGGTCGGCGCCGGGACGGGAGCGGTGGTCGGCCGTATCAAGGGCGGCATCGGCACGGCGAGCACCGTCCTGCCCAGCGGGGCGACGGTCGCGGCGCTGGTCGTGGCCAACGCGGCCGGTTCGGCGGTCGACCTGGACACCGGTGTGCTCTACGGGCAGTACGTCACGGGCGGGCTGCCCGTTCCGCCGCCGCCCGAGGTGCACGCGGCAGCCCTGCACCGGCTCGCGGAGGCCGCCGACCGCAACGGGGCACCGCCGCTGAACACCACTCTCGCCGTCGTCGCCACCGACGCCGAACTGACCCGCGCCCAGGCGCAGAAGCTCGCCGGCACGGCGCACGACGGTATCGCGCGCGCCGTGCACCCGGTGCATCTCCTCAACGACGGCGACACCGTCTTCACCCTGGCCACCGGCGCCCGTCCGCTCGACGGCCATCCGCTCGCCCTCAACGCCGTTCTCGCGGCGGGCGCGGATGTCGTGACGAGGGCGATCGTCCGCGCGGTGCTGGCCGCACGGAGTGTCACAGGGGCAGGCGGCGACTTCCCCTCGTACACGGAGCTGTACGGGCTCGGACCACACGGCGCCCGAAACGCGGACTGACGTACTACGTCAGGGAGTTGAGGCGTGCGCGGGCGGCGCGCGGAACTTTCGCGTGTGAGCCGCTCGTTTTCCGGAACCCTGGACGCGATGTCAGACCCAGGGACTACGTTAAGCAGTCATCAAGTGACGTGTGGCAACGGCCTGGAGATCCGGGAGATCCACCTTGAACGATCCCTACGAGACAACCGAGTCGCACCTCGAACGGCTCCTGGGTCGGGCACTCAACTCCTTCGACCTTCCCGACACCATGGTCGACCGTCTCGAATCCGCGCTGGCCCACGACAGTTCGCTGCACTCCTCGCACCACAGCGCTGCCCTGCACCGTACGACCTACCGGCATGCGTATCTGCTGGCCGACGGCTCCTCCCTCACCCTGTGGGAGCTCGTGCACAACAGCGGACGGGGCGGCGCCCGGCAGCACGAGCTGTACGTGGACGAGTCGGAGGCCCGGCTCGCGGCGTCCAGGCTGCGCTCGGAGCACGGCGGACGTACCGGCCACGCGGCGATATCCGGCGCCGCGCCCGAGGCGGACCCCGGCACCGAGGGGCTCGACGCCGAGCTGGAGCTGCTCGGCAGGCTGCTGGCGGCCCCTCCGGCGGTCCCCTCGCGCAGGTACGTCCCGGACGACTCCGCGGACCACGCCCGGCGGCTGCTGCGCCGAGCCGAGAATCCGGACCGGCCGGGCGAGGACACCGCCAGGCTGCTTCGGGCGGCGTTCGCGCACCACATCGGCCAGGCGTTCGGCCGGCAGTGCCTCGCCGACGCCCGGGACGCGGGCTTCACGCTCTACGAGCACGCGTTCCTGCTGCTCGACGGCACGGAGCTGAGCCTGTGGGAAGTGGAGCACACGGCCACGCCCGACGGCCGTCACATGTGCGAGGTGTACGAGGACGAGCACACCGCGCGCGAAGCCATGGAGCTCCGCGCGCGGGTGCGCTGACCCGAGGGCTCCCGACGGCCCGGCGGTTCCGGCAGTCCGGCAGTCCGGCAACAACCGACGGCCCGGCAGCCGACAGCCGACGGCTCAGACCGCTGTGACGACCCCGGACTTCTCGGCGGTGGCCGCGGGCTGCGGAGGAGTCTGCGAGGTCTTCCGCATGCCCTTCAGCAGGATCACCAGACCGGCGCCGACCACCGTGCCCGCGAGGATCGCGAGCAGGTAGAGGAACGCGTTGCCGATCAGCGGGACGACGAAGATGCCGCCGTGCGGTGCGCGCAGTGTGCACTCGAAGGCCATCGACAGGGCGCCGGTGACCGCGCCGCCCGCCATCACCGAAGGGATGACCCTCAGCGGGTCGGCGGCGGCGAACGGGATCGCGCCCTCCGTGATGAACGAAGCGCCCAGCACCCAGGCCGCCTTGCCGTTCTCGCGTTCCGCCTTGGTGAACAGCTTGCCGCGCACCGTCGTGGCCAGTGCCATCGCGAGCGGCGGCACCATGCCCGCGGCCATCACGGCCGCCATGACCTTGAGCGAGCCCTCGTTGGGATTGGCGAGGCCGCCGACCGCGAAGGTGTACGCGACCTTGTTGAGCGGGCCGCCCAGGTCGAAGCACATCATCAGGCCGAGGATCGCGCCGAGGATGATCGCGTTGGCGCCGCTGAGGCCGTTCAGCCAGTCGGTGAGGGCCTGCTGGAGCGAGGCGAGCGGCTTGCCGATGACCAGGAACATCAGGAAGCCGACGATCGCGGAGGAGATCAACGGGATCACGACGACGGGCATGATGCCGCGCAGGACCGCGGGCACCCTCACCTTCTGGATCGCCAGGACGACGGCGCCGGCGAGCAGTCCGGCGACCAGGCCGCCCAGGAAGCCCGCCTTGATGGTGATGGCGATCGCGCCGCCGACGAAGCCCGGGACGAGGCCGGGGCGGTCGGCCATTCCGTACGCGATGTATCCGGCGAGGACGGGGATCAGGAAGCTGAACGCGAGCCCGCCGATCTGGAACAGGAGCGCGGCCCAACTGGTGTGGTCGCCCCACACGAAGACGTCGGCGACGGATTTGGCGCTGGTGATCTCGTAGCCGCCGAGGGCGAAGCCCAGGGCGATGAGGAGACCGCCGGCGGCGACGAACGGGATCATGTAACTGACGCCGGACATCAGCCACTTGCGGAGCTTGCTGCCGTACCCCTCACCGGGCTCGCCCGCGCTCTCGACGGGGGCGGGCCGGGACGCGGCGCTCACCTCGCCGCGGGCGGCCTTCTCCCGGGCCTCGGCGATGAGTTCGGCCGCCCGGTTGATCCCGGCCTTCACCCCGACGTCCACGGTGGGCTTCCCGGCGAAACGCTCCTTGTCCCGTACGGGGACGTCGTGCGCGAAGATCACGGCGTCCGCGGCCTCGACGACCGCGGCGTCCAGCCGGGCGAACCCGGCGGACCCCTGCGTCTCCACGGTGACCTCGACCCCGGCCTCCTGCCCCGCGCGCTCCAGGGCTTCCGCGGCCATGTAGGTGTGCGCGATCCCGGTGGGACAGGAGGTGACGGCGACGACCCGGAAAGGTGTGGAACCCTCCGGCTCCGCGGCACCCTCGCCCGGCACGGACGCGGGCGCAGACGCAGACCCGGGCGCGGGCGCGGGCGAAGGCACGGACGCGGGCGAAGGCACGGACGCGGCAGCCTGCTCCGCACCAGTGCCAGTGCCGCTACCGGTACCGGTACCGGCGGGAGGCGTGATCCGGTCGGTCTCGGGGCCCGTCGGCGCCTCGGCGGCGGAAACAGCGGAAGCCGCGGAAGCAGCCGACGCGTCCGCCGGCTCGACATCGCCGCGGACGAGGGCCGCCGCGGTCGTCGGGGAGTCCGTCTCGCGGAGGGCGGACGTGAAGTCCGGGTCCATCAGGCGGCGGGCGAGGGCGGAGAGGATGGTGAGGTGCGCGTCGTCGGCGCCCGAGGGGGCCGCTATGAGGAAGACGAGGTCGGCGGGTCCGTCGGGGGCGCCGAAGTCGATGCCGGTGGCGGCGCGTCCGAAGGCCAGGGTGGGTTCGGTGACATGCGCGCTGCGGCAGTGGGGGATGCCGATGCCGCCGTCCAGGCCCGTCGGCATCTGCGCCTCACGCGCGGCCACATCGGCCAGGAAGCCGTCGAGGTCGGTGACGCGGCCGAGCGCGACCATGCGCCCGGCGAGCGACCTGGCCGCCTCTTCCTTCGTCGCGGCGGCCAGGTCGAGGTCGACCAGGTCCGCGGTGATCATGTCGCTCATCGCGGGCTCCCTTGCTCCGTGAGTGCGCGGTCCAGGGGGACGTCCGCGGTCACCAGGACCGCGGCGGGATCGAGGTCGGACGGCGTGGGCATCACGCTGCCCGGCAGTTGGACGGCGGCCGCGCCATGGGCGACCGCGGCGGCCAGGGCGTCTGGTCCGTCGGCGCCCGCCGCCAGGAAGCCGGCCAGGGACGCGTCGCCCGCGCCGACGTTGCTGCGTACGGCGGCGACCGACGCGGCACCGTAGAACGCGCCGGCGCCGGAGACGAGAAGCTGACCGTCCGCTCCGAGGCTGGCCAGCACCACGCCCGCGCCACGCGTGCGCAGTTCCTCCGCCGCCTTCACCGCGTCGCCGACCGTGGCGAGCGGCCGTCCGACCGCCTCGGCGAGTTCGTCGGCGTTCGGCTTGACGACATCGGGCCGGGCGGAGAGCGCCGCCGTCAGCGACGGCCCGGAGGTGTCCAGCGCGATCCGGGCGCCCGACTCATGGGCGCGGGCGACCAGTTCGGCGTACCAGGAGGGCGCCAGGCCACGCGGCAGGCTGCCGCAGCAGGCGATCCAGCCGGCGGTACGGGAGCGCGCGGCGACCGTGGCGAGCAGCGCCTGCGACTCCGCCGCCGTGAGTTCGGGCCCCGACGCGTTGATCTTGGTCAGTGTGCCGTCCGGCTCGGCGAGCGCCACGTTCGACCGGGTCACTCCCGCGACGGGCACGACCGCGGTCTCGATGCCCTGCGCCGCCAGCAGTTCCGCGACGAGCCTGCCGGGTGGGCCGCCGAGCGGCAGTACGGCGACGGTCCGGTGTCCGGCCGCCGCGACCGCCCGCGAGACGTTGACGCCCTTGCCGCCGGGGTCCATGCGGTCGCCGGTGGCCCGCAGCACTTCGCCGCGCGCCAGGTCCGGGATCTCGTACGTCCGGTCCAGCGAGGGATTCGGGGTGACGGTGAGAATCATGTACGTACTACTTCCGTGCCCGCGGCCTCGACAGCCGCGGCGTCCTCGGGGCTGAGCCCGCTGTCCGTGATGAGCAGATCGACGTCGGCGAGGCCCGCGAAGCGGGCGAAGTGCTCCTCGCCGTACTTCGCGGAGTCGGCGAGGAGCACCACGCGCCGCGCCGCCGCGACGACGGCGCGCTTGACGGCCGCCTCGGCGAGGTCGGGTGTGGTCAGCCCGCTTCCGGCCGAGAAGCCGTTGGTGCCGAGGAAGACGACATCGGCCCGGATCTCCCCGTACGCCCGCAGGGCCCAGGCGTCGACGGCGGCGCGCGTGCGGTGGCGGACGCGGCCGCCGACGAGATGCAGGTCGATCCCGGGGTGGTCGGCGAGCCGTGCGGCGGCGGGCAGCGCGTGGGTGACGACGGTCAGCGAGCACTCCAGCGGGAAGGCCGCGGCCAGCCTGGCCACCGTGGAGCCGGCGTCGAGGATGACGCTGCCGTCCTCGGGGAGTTCGGCGAGGGCGGCATGCGCGATGCGGTCCTTCTCGTCGGCGGCGGTGGACTCACGCTCGGCGAGGTCCGGCTCGAAGTCGAGCCGTCCGGCCGGGATGGCCCCACCGTGCACCCGGCGGACGAGCCCGGCCCGGTCGAGGGTCTTCAGATCGCGCCGGATGGTCTCGGCGGTGACCTGGAACTCGTCGGCGAGAGACAGCACGTCGACCCGTCCGCCCTCACGGGCGAGGCGGAGGATCTGCTGCTGACGCTCCGGTGCGTACATGTGGGTTTACGTCCGCTCTATGCCCGAACCTGTGGTTTCACAGTCAGGCTACGCCTCTGTTGACACGAAGTAAACAGACTCGGGCATCACGCGGGCACATACGGACGCGAGCAGGCACAGAAAGAGGCCCGGCGCCAGGGAACATCCCGGCGCCGGGCCTCTGCTGAGAACCTCTGCGGCTCAGCGGAGCAGCGGAACAGTCGGCTCAGCGGACCAGTCGGCTCTGCGGAGCAGTCTGCTCAGCGCGTCAGCACCAGCTCCTGCTCCTCCGTACCCGCGCCGGCGCCCTCCCCGGAGGCGTCCGCCCCCTCCAGGTGCTGTTTCGGCCGCGCCGGCAGGGCGAACATCACCGCGAAGATCACCGCGAGCACCGCCACGACCCACCACAGCGAGCCCTGGAACGCGTCCGCGAAGGCCCGGCCGACGGCTCCCTGCGACGTCAGCGGCTTCTCGTCGATCACCCCGAAGAACACGACCGAGACCAGTCCGAGGCCCAGCGCATTGCCCATCTGCCCGGTCGTGTTGATCAGCCCCGACGCCGACCCGGCGTGCTCACGCGGCACGTCGGAGAGCACCGCGTCCGTCAGCGGCGCCACGATCAGCCCCATGCCGAGCCCCATGATCACGAGCGGCGCGATCATCTGCCAGGAGTGGATGTCCGTGCCGTACCGCCCGGCCTCCCAGATGTAGAGGAGCAGCCCGGCCGCCATGGTCAGCGCACCCGCCTGCAGCACCTTGCGGCCGAAGCGCGGCACCAACTTCTGTACGGACAGGCCGGCGGCCAGCGACACCGCGATGGAGAACGGCACTCCGGTCAGGCCCGCCTTGAGCGGGCTCCAGCCCAGACCGATCTGCATGTACAGCGTCCAGACCAGGAAGAAGATGCCCAGGACCACGCCGAAGGTCAGCTGGACCGCGATACCGGCGGCGAAGCTCTTCACCCGGAACAGCGACAGCTCGACGAGCGGCGAGCCGTCCTTGCGGGTCTTGCGCTTCTCGTACGCCACGAACACGGCGAACACGAGCGGGCTGGCCGCCATGCACAGGTGGCCCCACAGCGGCCAGTCCAGCTCACGGCCGCGCGTGAGCGGGTAGACCAGCATGAGCAGACCGGTGGTGACGAGGGCGACGCCGACCAGGTCGAGGCGGAGCGCCTTCTCGGCACGGGACTCGGCGATGAACTTCCGGCCGAGGATGACTCCCGCGACACCGACCGGCAGATTGATCAGGAAGATCGGCCGCCACTCGAGGCCGAACAGGTTCCACTGGGTGAGCAGCGCGCCGAGCAGCGGGCCCGAGACCGCCCCGAGGCCGACGATCGCGCCGAACATCCCGAACACCTTGCCGCGTTCGTGCGCCGGGAAGGTCACATGGATGATCGCGAGGACCTGTGGCACCATCATCGCGGCCATCGCACCCTGCAGCAGCCGCGAGGCGACCAGCATCTCGGGTCCCGCGGCGAATCCGCAGAGCGCGGAGGCGATCGTGAAACCGGTGATACCGACCAGGAAGAGCCGCCTGCGGCCGTAGATGTCACCGAGTCGTCCACCGGTGATCAGGCCGGCGGCGAAGGCCAGCGCGTACCCCGCGGTGATCCACTGGATGGCACCGAACGACGCGCCGAGATCGTGCTCGATCGACGGGATCGCGATATTGACGATGGTGACGTCGACCAGGTCCATGAAGGCGGCCGTCATGACGATGGCCAGGGCTATCCAGCGGCGCCGGTCGGCAGGGGCAGCGGGGTCGGGAGCCGTATCCAGTACGGCGTCGTGGGAGCTCATGCGGAGAAACCTAGGAACGATATAGGTCAGTTCATGTCCTAGAACCCTGGGAACCTGAGTGTTATGAGAGACACGCCGGCACGACTGCTGAATCTGCTGTCGCTGCTCCAGACGCCGCGCGAGTGGCCGGGCAGTGAACTCGCCGAACGGCTTCAGGTCAGCCCGCGCACGATCCGCCGGGACATCGACCGACTGCGCGACCTCGGCTATCCCGTCGAGGCGACGAAGGGCGCGGTGGGCGGATACCGGCTGGTCGCGGGTGCCGCCATGCCGCCGCTGCTCCTCGACGACGAGGAGGCGGTCGCGATCGCCGTGGGGCTGCGGGCCGGCGCCGGCCATGCCATCGAGGGCGTGGACGAGGCGTCCGTACGTGCCCTGGCCAAGCTGGAGCAGGTGCTGCCGTCACGGCTGCGGCACCGCGTCTCCACGCTCCAGAACGCGACGATCCCGCTGACCCGCGGCGACGGGGCGACCGTCGACCCGCACACCCTCACCGCCATCGCGGCGACCGTCACCGGCCGGGAGCGGCTGCGCTTCGGCTATCGCTCGGGCGACGGTACGGAGACGAAGCGGCAGGTCGAGCCGTACCGGCTGGTCTCGACCGGGCGGCGGTGGTACCTCGTGGCGTACGACCTCGGGCGGGAGGACTGGCGTACGTTCCGGGTCGACCGGGTCAGCGAACCGTTCGCCACCGGCGCCCGCTTCACCGCGCGTGAGCTGCCGACGGGCGGGGACGCGGCGGAGTTCTTCTCGCACTCCATGTCCCGCAACCAGCCGGAGCACACGCTGGACGTCAGCTTCGAGGCACCGGCGGACTTCGTCGCCGCCCGGCTGCCGGACTATCTGGGCGCGCCCGAGCCCACCGGCCCGGGCACCTGCCGGCTGCGCACCCGTTCGCAGGACTCGCTGGAGTGGGTCGCGCTGCGACTCGCCCTGGTCGACTGCGAGTTCACGGTCCACGGGCCGGCTTCACTGTCCGACTACCTGACGGAACTCGGCGCACGTCTGACCCGGGCGGGCAGCTGAGCGCGAAGGACCCCGGCACCAGGGGGGGTAGGGTGCCGGGGTCCGCTCTCGGGGGCGGGGGCAGATCGCCCATCGCCCGTCGCGTCGGCGCTCGTCGCGCCGCTGGCAGTCGCGCCGCCGGCGGTCGCGTCGCCGCCGTTACGCCGCCGCGTCGAAGCCCGTGTCCCGGGCCATCCGCTTCAGCTCCAGCAGCGCGTGCTTCTCGATCTGACGGATGCGCTCGCGCGTGAGGCCGTGCTCCTTGCCGACCTCGGTCAGCGTGCGCTCGCGGCCGTCCTCGATGCCGTACCGCATCCGGATGATCGAGGCGGTGCGGTGGTCGAGCCTGTCGATCAGATCGTCGAGCTCCTCGCTGCGCAGCAGCGTCAGCACGGACTGCTCGGGCGACACCGCGGAGGTGTCCTCCAGCAGATCGCCGAACTGCGTCTCGCCCTCGTCGTCCACCGCCATGTTCAGCGAGACGGGGTCACGGGCCCAGTCCAGCACATCGATGACCCGCTCCGGCGTCGAGCCCAGCTCCGCGGCCACCTCGGCCGGCTCGGGCTCGCGGCCGTGCTCGCGGTTGAACTCCCGCTGGACGCGGCGGATCCGGCCCAGCTCCTCGACCAGATGGACGGGCAGCCGGATCGTACGGGACTGGTCGGCTATGGAGCGGGTGATCGCCTGGCGGATCCACCACGTGGCATACGTGGAGAACTTGAAGCCCTTCGTGTAGTCGAACTTCTCCACGGCGCGGACCAGGCCCGCGTTGCCCTCCTGGATCAGGTCCAGCAGCGGCAGTCCGCTGCGCGGATAGCGCCGCGCGACGGCCACCACCAGGCGGAGGTTCGACTTGATGAAGACGTCCTTGGCGCGCTCGCCGGCTTCGACGAGGGCCTGCAGCTCCTCACGCGAGGCGCCGGCCGCGCCACTGTCCACTTCTTCGCCGAGTATCTGCCTCGCATAGACGCCGGCCTCGATCGTCTGGGAGAGCTCGACCTCCTTGGCGGCATCCAGCAGCGGCGTGCGCGCGATCTCGTCGAGATACATGCCGACCAGATCGCGGTCGGCGATCTCCCCGGTCGAGGCGCGAACACTGCTTGCCCCATCAGCCCTGGTCCCATTGGCGGCGGACTGACGACGGGCGACGGCACGGGTTGCCATGCGAGCTCCCTTGCTGAGTAGGTCGCGACACCCTCCCGGGTGCCCTGCATCCGACGGAAACAACGACTGGAATCCGGACAGAATTCCCACGCGGTGCACAGATTTTCGTGATCTTGCAGTACCCTGCACCGCCGCTGACGCCACCAGCGTCCTGAGCGTGCACAGAAACCGCAGGTCAGAAGCGCGGTTCCACGGCGCCGCCCGCCACCGCGCCGCCACCCGTGAAGACGACTCCGACCTCGATCTGGTTGCTCCGCCCGGATCGCCCTACCCGGATCGCCCCGCCCGAACCGCACGAGGCGGTCCGTCCGAGCACGAGCCGGATCGTCCTAACCGAACTGGACCGACCTCTTCGCCAGTCCCATCCAGAATCCGTCGATGACACTGCGGACACCACGACCGCCACCGCTCGACAGGTCCCCCTCCGAGGCCCCGAGGGTCACGAACAGCGGCGCGAAGTGCTCGGTCCGCGGATGGGCCAGCCGCCCGGCCGGGGCCTTGCGCTCGAAGTCCAGCAGCGCGTCCACATCGGCGGCGGCCAGCGCCCGCTGCCCCCAGTCGTCGAACTCGGCCGACCAGCCGGGCACCGTGCCGCCCGTGTGCCGCAGCGCCGCCAGATTGTGGGTGAAGAAGCCGCTGCCGACGATCATCACACCCTCGTCGCGCAGCGGTGCCAGCCTGCGCCCGATCTCCAGGAGCCGCCGCGGGTCCAGGGTCGGCATGGAGACCTGGAGTACGGGGATGTCGGCACCGGGGAACATCTCGACGAGCGGGACGTACGCCCCGTGGTCGAGGCCGCGGTCGGGGATGTCCTGCACGGGCGTGCCGGGGCCGCGCAGCAGTTTCCGTACGGACTCGGCGAGCGCGGGCGCACCCGGGGCCTCGTACCGCACCCGGTAGTAGTGCTCGGGGAAGCCCCAGAAGTCGTGGACGAGGGGCACGGTCCGCGTCGCGCCGAGCGCGAGCGGGGCCTCCTCCCAGTGCGCCGAGATCATCAGGACGGCCGTGGGCCTGGGCAGCGACGCCGACCACGCGGCGAGCTGGCCGGGCCAGACCGGGTCGTCGGCCAGGGGCGGTGCGCCGTGCGAGAGATAGAGGACGGGCATCCGTTCCGCGGGAGCGGTGGTGCCGGCGGTGCCGGTCACGTCAGCAGCGTTCACGGGAGCCTCCCGGCAGTCAGCCTGAAACCTTGAACCTTCAAGTTCCTTCGGGAGATACCGTACGCAGATCTAGTTCAACTTTCAAGAACAGGCCGTACGATAGATGCATGACCACGGCACCGAACGCGGGTGAACCCCGCTGGCTCACCGCCGAGGAGCAGCGCGTGTGGCGCTCCTACCTCCACGCCACGACCCTCCTCGAGGACAGTCTCGACCGCCAGCTCCAGCGGGACGCGGGCATGCCCCACATCTACTACGGTCTGCTCGTCCAGCTCGCCGAGGCACCGCGCCGTCGTCTGCGTATGACCGAGCTCGCCAAGGACGCCAAGATCACCCGCTCCCGGCTCTCGCACGCGATCGCCCGCCTGGAGAAGAACGGCTGGGTGCGCCGCGAGGACTGCCCCTCCGACAAGCGAGGGCAGAACGCCTGCCT includes:
- a CDS encoding low temperature requirement protein A, which translates into the protein MTSTSASAESGGPGPRRRMRARRRDEAHRAATPLELFFDLCFVVAVNQAGLQLVHAVAENHAGHGVLSYAMVFFAIWWAWMNFTWFASAYDTDDIPYRLVTLIQIAGVLILAAGVARAFLDQDFVVVFVGYVVMRIALVGQWLRVAASTRGAERTTALRYAGGIVLCQIGWLALLVLPTHVRPWAFLVLALAEMAVPLIAERSMATSWHAHHIAERYGLFTIIVLGETILAATVGVRSALDVSNALGVLVPIAVGGLLIVFAAWWIYFAVPVHVRLEAGDEAFLWGYGHYVIFACAAAIGAGLEVAVETAVHKSHISEVAAAAAVTVPTAAFLLTVWLLHARHFKHGLWQQLLLPCSALVILLCTLAGEHAVLAAGLVAAATVATGETLTRRAGRPGPRATAGAPAG
- a CDS encoding P1 family peptidase, which translates into the protein MADKAPNDALTDVPGLRVGHARLSGEGALSGTTVVLAPAGGAVAAVDVRGGGPGTRETDALDPRNLVQRIDAVVLTGGSAYGLDSASGVMAWLEEQGRGVPAGREPGQVVPVVPAACVFDLGRGGDWRARPDASTGRAAVEAAALTEPGAPVEEGSVGAGTGAVVGRIKGGIGTASTVLPSGATVAALVVANAAGSAVDLDTGVLYGQYVTGGLPVPPPPEVHAAALHRLAEAADRNGAPPLNTTLAVVATDAELTRAQAQKLAGTAHDGIARAVHPVHLLNDGDTVFTLATGARPLDGHPLALNAVLAAGADVVTRAIVRAVLAARSVTGAGGDFPSYTELYGLGPHGARNAD
- a CDS encoding DUF6227 family protein, with protein sequence MNDPYETTESHLERLLGRALNSFDLPDTMVDRLESALAHDSSLHSSHHSAALHRTTYRHAYLLADGSSLTLWELVHNSGRGGARQHELYVDESEARLAASRLRSEHGGRTGHAAISGAAPEADPGTEGLDAELELLGRLLAAPPAVPSRRYVPDDSADHARRLLRRAENPDRPGEDTARLLRAAFAHHIGQAFGRQCLADARDAGFTLYEHAFLLLDGTELSLWEVEHTATPDGRHMCEVYEDEHTAREAMELRARVR
- a CDS encoding fructose-specific PTS transporter subunit EIIC codes for the protein MSDMITADLVDLDLAAATKEEAARSLAGRMVALGRVTDLDGFLADVAAREAQMPTGLDGGIGIPHCRSAHVTEPTLAFGRAATGIDFGAPDGPADLVFLIAAPSGADDAHLTILSALARRLMDPDFTSALRETDSPTTAAALVRGDVEPADASAASAASAVSAAEAPTGPETDRITPPAGTGTGSGTGTGAEQAAASVPSPASVPSPAPAPGSASAPASVPGEGAAEPEGSTPFRVVAVTSCPTGIAHTYMAAEALERAGQEAGVEVTVETQGSAGFARLDAAVVEAADAVIFAHDVPVRDKERFAGKPTVDVGVKAGINRAAELIAEAREKAARGEVSAASRPAPVESAGEPGEGYGSKLRKWLMSGVSYMIPFVAAGGLLIALGFALGGYEITSAKSVADVFVWGDHTSWAALLFQIGGLAFSFLIPVLAGYIAYGMADRPGLVPGFVGGAIAITIKAGFLGGLVAGLLAGAVVLAIQKVRVPAVLRGIMPVVVIPLISSAIVGFLMFLVIGKPLASLQQALTDWLNGLSGANAIILGAILGLMMCFDLGGPLNKVAYTFAVGGLANPNEGSLKVMAAVMAAGMVPPLAMALATTVRGKLFTKAERENGKAAWVLGASFITEGAIPFAAADPLRVIPSVMAGGAVTGALSMAFECTLRAPHGGIFVVPLIGNAFLYLLAILAGTVVGAGLVILLKGMRKTSQTPPQPAATAEKSGVVTAV
- the pfkB gene encoding 1-phosphofructokinase; protein product: MILTVTPNPSLDRTYEIPDLARGEVLRATGDRMDPGGKGVNVSRAVAAAGHRTVAVLPLGGPPGRLVAELLAAQGIETAVVPVAGVTRSNVALAEPDGTLTKINASGPELTAAESQALLATVAARSRTAGWIACCGSLPRGLAPSWYAELVARAHESGARIALDTSGPSLTAALSARPDVVKPNADELAEAVGRPLATVGDAVKAAEELRTRGAGVVLASLGADGQLLVSGAGAFYGAASVAAVRSNVGAGDASLAGFLAAGADGPDALAAAVAHGAAAVQLPGSVMPTPSDLDPAAVLVTADVPLDRALTEQGSPR
- a CDS encoding DeoR/GlpR family DNA-binding transcription regulator, which produces MYAPERQQQILRLAREGGRVDVLSLADEFQVTAETIRRDLKTLDRAGLVRRVHGGAIPAGRLDFEPDLAERESTAADEKDRIAHAALAELPEDGSVILDAGSTVARLAAAFPLECSLTVVTHALPAAARLADHPGIDLHLVGGRVRHRTRAAVDAWALRAYGEIRADVVFLGTNGFSAGSGLTTPDLAEAAVKRAVVAAARRVVLLADSAKYGEEHFARFAGLADVDLLITDSGLSPEDAAAVEAAGTEVVRT